actttaatttttaaaagaatttattaaaatccaaaatttttaaatatgttttaaaaatttaaaaatataaaaattatatttaaaatcttacaatttatttaaaattaaaaatagctaatattttaagaaattaaaaagtttatatataaatttttaaaaatagtcaCATGTTTTCTAATTCAACAAATAtctagtttaatttttattttaaattaaaattcaaaatacaaaaattcattagcattcatcaatgTGGCAATAAGCCAACCAGTACTGCTCAACTTCCGTCAATTTTGcctttttaattttatatgtatatttaaaatttgaagtaAATTtacagaatatatatatatatatatatatatatatatatatatagataatttttatttttctaaaattttaattaaatttgttaGAAGATTAAAATGTGCCACAAGCttctcaatttttattttttgagaaataagaatttagtctttgtactttaatttcatgaaatttagttcttttacttttttatatttcaaaatttaggtctaatgttaatactattattattattttgttaaatttaagttaattacaaAGTCAAATTTTAATTACATGGCTAGCAAGTGAgtctttttttatttcaaaatgttatagccacaaatttaattaaaatttttttgaacaGCATTAAGAagtaaacttaaattttaaaatctgaaaaataaagagattaaattctatgaaataaaagtataaagattaaattatttaattttcaaaacataCAAAGAatatagcatattttaacctttttaaaattaattaacctTGTAATAAAGTAATATATGTCGCAGTTTCATTGGCTCAATATAAAAGAAGTTAAAAATAGTTTTGGGAACGGAATTGAGTGATAGAACCCATAGATACTTAAATTggaaaacaaagaaccccattCAACTTTGAAACTAAACTTAAGTACTTTTAGTATATTATTTCATTCTTAAACTGTTCATAAACCATTAAATCAAATAATATTATGTACTTAAAATATGTTGAAATCCATGACTTTCAAGTTGCTGTAATAAGAGCGATAAAGGTTTTAGATGACTAAAGGTGAGTTTAGATGAACGCGAGATAGTGCGTTTACAAATGAGAGAGAGAGAGTGTAAAAACAACGAGTGGCGAGTGAGATTGAGATctttagagagagagagagagagagagcgtgagagaaaagagagagagagagagagagagagagagagagagagagagagagagagagagagagagagagctctTTTGTATGTTCtttgaatgaattctaagtttTTTTATATTGAGGGCCTAAGAGGAGACACGGCGGCCTCCCATTAAATCTTCTCAATGTCTTTTAATGAGGGTGGGTGTGAGAGATATGTAATAGATGTTTTGTCAATGTTATTGTCTTACTACAGGGGTGGTTCAAATGTCTCCTAATTTTACAGTTACCAAGTATCATTGGCAGAGGTGCATCGTCAAACTTGACTAAGGTTAACGAAGGTGACTGGTTGACAAAGGTTCTTGTAAAAGAGTTATGTATAACAAGTACTAATTAAGGTAGTGCTCTATTCGCATATACCATAGAAAATTAAATCTATATCAAAACTTATATAACTCATTGTAACAATAAATATGTAAACACCGTACTTACACAAAACTACCctttttatcattttaagtaGGTGCTTAAAGGTATAttcatttcaaaaatacaaatccAATAAAGGCTATATTACTCAAGAGTCAAAATTGTGATATAAATGGGTAAGTAAAGGAGATTATGCATAAGAGAACTGTAACCCTGCTTTGGTTGAGAGGAAGATATATATGAGTATAGAAGTTGCTTTAGACAGCGCATGCAAGTTTGCATCATGGCTGCTACGTGGATTACCTAAGGTTTAGGGGCCTACTCCAGCAACGTCAAGATTCCAAGCAAGCGTGGGATCATTTGTTTATATCCAAACCCCCAAAACCCACTCCTTTAATTATGATATTGCACTTGGGAATTGGATTATTTAGTAATCCCCCACTGTTATTATTTTTTAGATATCGGGAAGAGATTTAGTGAGATTCATATATTCCATTTTATCAGTCACTATAATAGATACGAAGTAAATGAGTTATACATACACTGACAAGTGATAACCCGTTTTCTTTTTTTGGTTTCCACTCAACTTTTGTAACTGTAGATTGGAACTATATATGGGACAGCATTTAACGTACGCATGAAAATTAGATTATGAGTTCGCTTCATTATTATCCATATATGGAATAGAAACGGAGATCAAATAATTTGTTATTGATTAGCAGTTACGTTCCATAACATATTATTTTTCTCTTAATTATGATCATTAACTGCTGCTCCATATGATCATCATCATTGATCTGGGTTTATGTGACATATGCACCGCAAAATCTACGATTTTTAAAGATTGAAACTGAATTCCTTTTTTCTTTCTCAATACTACAGATAGATTCTAGAATCAAATGATAAACCTATAGAATCTCAGAGACATACACAGGACAATTAATAAATAAGCAAGGGCGCCATACGATTTTTAAAGATTGAAACTGAATTCcttttatctttctttctcaATACTAGAGATAGATTCTAGAATCAAATGATAAACCTATAGAATCTCAGAGACATACACAGGACAAGTAATAAATAAGCAAGGCCATGATGATGATGATTCATGCATGGCGAGTTTTATCCATTGACGGCGCACCATATTCCAatgcaattaattaattactttacccctctctctctctctctatatatatatatatacctccATTATCGCCTCTTCGCATTTCCAAACCCTAAACTCCATCCTTACTATTCAGAATCACATCCTCAATTGCATTACTATTCTTTCTCCAAATCAAGAAATGGCAAATCAGTGCCCGCTTAATGGCTGTTGGTTCAAGTCTTCTGAAATGATCGCCAAAGAAGAAGAACACTACTCATCTCCTTTCCCACCCCGTCTTCCTCTTGATTCAAGGTGGCATTCATTAATGATTGTGTGGCACTTGTTATAAATCTtctgcatttttttttctttactaacgAATATTCTGCTTAAAATGAATTTTTCTTCTGTGCAAGTACTACTGTGTATTGTAATCCAATGGATTGGCAGTTTCCCATTGAACAAGGCTTTTACGATGAAGTTCCTTTGATGAGCACCTTCTCTACTGATCCTTTATATGCTTCGTTGGACATTGAACAAACTTCAACTCAAGGTCATCTTCTTCTTATTATTTGCTTTCATTATTATTAAAACATCTTCAATCACCCATCTTAAATTAATAGTATATATTATCATTGCAGATGGTTATGATGAAAATGGGAATGGGTTTTGGGATGAACTGGGTTTGTTGTTTGAACCCTGCAACAAACAACCAATGCTTAAAGATGAAGATATAAATGGCGAAGAAGTGATGAAGAAAGAGAGGGTTTCAAGTAAAAGGTGCAAGGAAGATCAACGCAAGGCTAAATTGCTGTCAAGGAAAGTCATCTCACAGTACTTTTATATGCCCATAATTCAAGCAGCAAAAGAGCTAAACGTGGGGCTGACACTGTTGAAAAAAAGGTGTAGGGAACTCGGAATCAGGAGGTGGCCTCACCGCAAGCTTACGAGCCTCCGAACCCTTATCAACAACGTTCAGGTACGTAATTAATTATCGAGGCTGAAACTCGACGTTGGTTGCAGTTATTTATAATTGATGGGACGGTTTAAAAAAGCTTATAATTTGTAACATAAATTTTTTAATGACTAAGAATATGAAAATTGTTTTATATGAGTGGTGTTGATATTATGAAAAATGGCAGGAGTTGGAGGAAGGAGAAGAAAGGGAAAGCAAAGTGAGGGAAGCAATAGAGGTATTGGAAAGGGAGAGGAAAATGTTAGAAGAGATGCCGGACATGGATTTGGAAGACAAGACCAAAAGACTTAGGCAAGCCTGTTTCAAGGCTAATTACAAGAAGAGAAAGCTTGTGCCGCCGTCGATTATGAATCAGTCACCATCTTCCACCGGTGCTGTTGGTAGCCGAGCAAGTGATTTGGATTTAATTACTAGAGCTAATTGTCGCAGGGGTTTGTCAGACTCTTTTTCATCAACCATCTCCATGATCTAAGTCTAAACAATTTATTTCAATctctaacaaatatatatattgctTGTTTTTAAATGCCTGCTTATTCTTAAAAACCGATGATAACTACACAAATATATAAAGAATGaggatatttaatatataaagatTGTAGAATGGTTATATCTTTTACAAAAAAACTGCATGGCAGCAGCCACGTTATTCCAGAGCTGTCGAAAACAATTCAAACCCTGAAGAGTTACATTATTGTCATCTACAAAACAAAAAATCCCCTTTAAATTTGGTACTGATCTATATGCAATTTTCTTCTCAATGCTGGCTTAGGAGTTCTTGAAGCCTTGTTTTCATAATCAGATAACCCCTGAAGATAAAGACCAAATCAAAGAAATCCTTCCAAGTTAGATGGTAGATGCAAAGAATGGAAGATCAGTTAGAACGGAACAtctactgagcgatgaatgtattAGCTCTCACAACATCTAATGTGGTAAACACCATTTAAACAGACAAAATGCTTAAGCAACTCAAAGAGACATTACATAAAGACATTAAATCAATCACGGAAAACATTTGCAGGGCTTCTATTTGTGTATTATGAtgtttaaaattgaaaattttatttacatTGTCTTCAACGGTAGACGTGTTACTATAAAGATTGAAAGTGAAAATTCATTACTTTCATCACAGGAATATGAGGCTGATAATGTATTCAGTATTTGGTAGCAACTAGTTGCATCACTAAATTATAAGATTTCTCGACTACTATCGTTACCAATACCTAAATAACTTTAAACATATAGTTGATGAATCTCATTTTGTTAAGTATTTAATGGTTGATAATTTCATCaccaataataaaataatattcttgaaaagaatttctcacaTTGTTAGGTTACTATACTATATTGtaactaaatataaataaatagtagCGGCAATGAAAATAATACATAACTTCACCTTATTATCAAAATAGTGAAAGTTTGTTTCGTCACTATAGATTATAAAATGTTTCATATTTAATGACATAATATATCATTTCATAATATGCTAAAATAATgtcatgaaattattattttgaaatagtGATAATATAATGGCAATAAAAGTAAGTTAATAATCAATATTCTAAGGCAACCATTCGTCACCTCATAATCAATTATGAATTATTAAtaaaagaagtcaagtcatcatCGGTTGTAGGAATCGTTACcatattattcaatttattaatgtaacaaagttaacaatataatatgaaatttaatttagtCACAATTTGACTTATTATCAacacaataatataaataaaagatgACATTTTCTGTGGCAAAATTTTTATCAGCTAATTATAAGAGAATTTatcaataattataatttatagcAGGATGATGACcaataataaaatgtaattattAGTGGTAGGAgcaaaattatcaaattattaatgatataattatcataataatagaa
This window of the Gossypium arboreum isolate Shixiya-1 chromosome 12, ASM2569848v2, whole genome shotgun sequence genome carries:
- the LOC108478022 gene encoding protein RKD1-like, whose protein sequence is MANQCPLNGCWFKSSEMIAKEEEHYSSPFPPRLPLDSSTTVYCNPMDWQFPIEQGFYDEVPLMSTFSTDPLYASLDIEQTSTQDGYDENGNGFWDELGLLFEPCNKQPMLKDEDINGEEVMKKERVSSKRCKEDQRKAKLLSRKVISQYFYMPIIQAAKELNVGLTLLKKRCRELGIRRWPHRKLTSLRTLINNVQELEEGEERESKVREAIEVLERERKMLEEMPDMDLEDKTKRLRQACFKANYKKRKLVPPSIMNQSPSSTGAVGSRASDLDLITRANCRRGLSDSFSSTISMI